A genomic segment from Frateuria edaphi encodes:
- a CDS encoding HIT domain-containing protein, translating into MSRVGFQLDPRLAADTLALARLDLCDVLLMNDSRFAWLVLVPQRAGLVEIADLTPSERTLLWHEVDRAGAALRAVVPCDKLNLGALGNIVRQLHVHVVARREGDAAWPGPVWGSGRAEPYGEHAREALLDRLRETLSR; encoded by the coding sequence ATGAGCCGCGTCGGATTCCAGCTCGATCCGCGCCTGGCAGCCGACACCCTTGCACTGGCCCGGCTGGACCTGTGCGACGTGCTGCTGATGAACGACTCGCGCTTCGCCTGGCTCGTGCTGGTGCCCCAGCGCGCGGGACTGGTGGAGATCGCCGATCTCACGCCTTCGGAGCGAACGCTGCTGTGGCACGAAGTCGACCGCGCCGGCGCCGCGTTGCGTGCGGTGGTGCCGTGCGACAAGCTCAACCTCGGCGCACTGGGCAATATCGTGCGCCAGTTGCATGTGCACGTGGTGGCGCGGCGCGAGGGGGATGCGGCGTGGCCGGGCCCGGTATGGGGCAGCGGCCGGGCGGAGCCCTACGGCGAGCACGCGCGGGAAGCCTTGCTCGACCGCCTGCGCGAAACCCTGTCGCGCTAG
- a CDS encoding dienelactone hydrolase family protein, translated as MGQSINIPTSGTQCIGGYLAKAQGKPKGGVVVVQEIFGVTAHIREVADRFAAAGYTAIAPAFFDHLESGLELPYDEGGMQRGKALVDELGLERAVEDVASAAEAIKSAGRIGTVGYCWGGTVALLSALRLGMPSVSYYGARNLPFLGETPKAPVMFHFGERDRSIPPEAVAKHRERLPQMDVFTYPAGHAFNRDHDPHYDQASATLAWQRTLAFFDKHLASA; from the coding sequence ATGGGGCAGTCGATCAACATTCCTACCAGCGGCACGCAGTGCATCGGCGGCTACCTGGCCAAGGCGCAGGGCAAGCCCAAGGGTGGCGTGGTGGTGGTCCAGGAGATCTTCGGCGTCACCGCGCATATCCGGGAAGTCGCGGATCGTTTCGCAGCCGCAGGTTATACGGCGATCGCGCCGGCGTTCTTCGACCACCTGGAAAGTGGCTTGGAGCTTCCCTACGACGAGGGCGGCATGCAGCGTGGGAAGGCGCTGGTCGACGAACTGGGGCTCGAGCGTGCAGTGGAGGACGTCGCCAGCGCAGCCGAGGCGATCAAGTCGGCCGGCAGGATCGGTACGGTTGGCTACTGCTGGGGCGGCACCGTCGCGCTGCTGTCGGCGCTGCGGTTGGGCATGCCGTCGGTGAGCTATTACGGTGCGCGCAACCTGCCCTTCCTGGGGGAGACGCCGAAAGCGCCGGTGATGTTCCATTTCGGCGAGCGCGACAGGAGCATTCCGCCCGAAGCGGTAGCCAAACATCGCGAGCGGCTGCCGCAGATGGACGTTTTCACCTATCCGGCCGGGCACGCCTTCAATCGCGACCACGACCCGCACTACGACCAAGCCAGTGCCACCCTGGCCTGGCAGCGCACGCTGGCCTTCTTCGACAAGCACTTGGCGAGCGCATGA
- the rimO gene encoding 30S ribosomal protein S12 methylthiotransferase RimO: protein MSQASPKIGFVSLGCPKALVDSERILTQLKVEGYQIVPSYQAADAVVVNTCGFIDAAVQESLDAIGEALHENGKVIVTGCLGKRSELIREAYPEVLSISGPQDYASVMSAVHTALPPQRNPLLDIIPDTGVKLTPKHYAYLKISEGCNHRCSFCIIPSMRGDLVSRPVDQVLLEAEKLVKGGVKELLVISQDTSAYGVDLKYAEREWRGKAYRTRMTELCQGLSELGVWTRLHYVYPYPHVDEVMPLMAEGKILPYLDIPFQHASPRILKLMKRPGNIDKTLERIRNWRAAVPDITLRSTFIVGFPGETDAEFEELLDFLREAELDRVGAFAYSPVEGARANDLPNPVSEELKEDRLERFMAVQAEISAAKLQRKLGRTLTVLVDEAGSDGAVARSAADAPEIDGLVHIADGQGLKPGQFVQVVVEGADEHDLHARLAQPLLKVV from the coding sequence ATGTCGCAGGCCTCCCCCAAGATCGGTTTCGTCAGCCTCGGCTGCCCCAAGGCGCTGGTCGACTCCGAGCGCATCCTCACCCAGCTCAAGGTGGAGGGCTACCAGATCGTGCCCAGCTACCAGGCGGCCGACGCGGTGGTGGTCAACACCTGCGGCTTCATCGACGCGGCGGTGCAGGAGTCGCTGGACGCCATCGGCGAGGCGCTGCACGAGAACGGCAAGGTGATCGTCACCGGCTGCCTGGGCAAGCGATCTGAACTGATCCGCGAGGCTTATCCGGAAGTGCTCTCGATCAGCGGCCCGCAGGATTACGCCAGCGTGATGAGCGCGGTGCACACGGCGCTGCCGCCGCAGCGCAACCCGCTGCTGGACATCATCCCCGACACCGGGGTCAAGCTGACGCCGAAGCACTACGCGTACCTGAAGATTTCCGAGGGCTGCAATCACCGTTGCAGCTTCTGCATCATCCCCTCGATGCGGGGCGACCTGGTCTCGCGGCCGGTCGACCAGGTGCTGCTCGAAGCCGAGAAACTGGTCAAGGGCGGCGTGAAGGAACTGCTGGTGATCTCGCAGGACACCAGCGCCTACGGCGTGGACCTGAAGTACGCCGAGCGCGAGTGGCGCGGCAAGGCGTATCGCACGCGCATGACCGAGCTGTGCCAGGGCTTGTCCGAGCTCGGCGTGTGGACTCGCCTGCACTACGTCTACCCGTACCCGCACGTGGACGAGGTGATGCCGTTGATGGCCGAAGGAAAAATCCTTCCCTATCTCGATATCCCGTTCCAGCATGCGAGCCCGCGCATCCTCAAGCTGATGAAGCGCCCCGGCAACATCGACAAGACGCTCGAGCGCATCCGCAACTGGCGCGCCGCGGTGCCGGACATCACGCTGCGCAGCACCTTCATCGTCGGTTTCCCCGGTGAGACCGATGCGGAGTTCGAGGAACTGCTCGACTTCCTGCGCGAGGCGGAACTCGACCGCGTCGGCGCGTTTGCCTATTCGCCGGTCGAAGGCGCCCGGGCGAACGATCTGCCGAACCCCGTTTCCGAAGAGTTGAAGGAAGACCGGCTCGAGCGCTTCATGGCGGTCCAGGCGGAGATCTCCGCGGCCAAGCTGCAGCGCAAGCTCGGGCGCACGCTGACCGTGCTCGTCGACGAGGCGGGGTCCGATGGCGCGGTGGCGCGCTCGGCGGCCGATGCGCCGGAGATCGACGGGTTGGTGCACATCGCCGATGGCCAGGGCCTCAAGCCCGGCCAGTTCGTACAGGTGGTGGTCGAAGGCGCCGACGAACACGACCTGCACGCGCGCCTGGCGCAACCGCTGCTCAAGGTGGTCTAG
- a CDS encoding DUF3025 domain-containing protein: MRYVAPARDAVDPAVFGRPPLAGWDEYADLLRGPDWPSLDVLNAHWPAGSRERFVGQTPALLADGRHYEQRIAETGAIATRERNWHDLFNALAWLRHAPLKRALNAQQVAEIARAGAKSRSRPQCALTHFDEGGVILALRDPTLLALWDAHDWHGLFWRRRDAWVDGSLELMVFGHALLEHALTPDRLLVGKAIAVIGQEAVRETVVQAIAQGRLLRDPQELRPLPLSGIPGWCAGSASEAFHRQAACYQPLRVGRVYPEPLRA, from the coding sequence ATGCGCTACGTCGCGCCGGCGCGCGATGCGGTGGATCCGGCCGTGTTCGGACGGCCGCCGCTGGCCGGCTGGGACGAGTACGCAGACCTGTTGCGCGGGCCGGATTGGCCCTCGCTCGACGTGCTCAATGCGCACTGGCCCGCCGGCTCGCGTGAGCGCTTCGTCGGGCAGACGCCTGCACTGCTCGCCGACGGCCGCCATTATGAACAACGCATCGCCGAAACCGGCGCCATTGCCACCCGCGAGCGCAACTGGCACGACCTGTTCAACGCACTGGCCTGGCTGCGCCACGCGCCGCTCAAGCGCGCGCTCAATGCCCAACAGGTGGCCGAAATCGCGCGGGCCGGCGCAAAGAGCCGCAGCCGTCCGCAGTGCGCGCTGACGCACTTCGACGAAGGGGGCGTGATCCTTGCGCTGCGCGACCCCACGCTGCTGGCCTTGTGGGACGCACACGACTGGCATGGCCTGTTCTGGCGGCGGCGTGATGCGTGGGTGGACGGTTCGCTGGAATTGATGGTGTTCGGACATGCCCTGCTCGAACACGCGCTGACGCCGGATCGCTTGCTCGTCGGCAAGGCGATCGCGGTGATCGGGCAGGAGGCGGTGCGCGAAACGGTGGTTCAAGCGATTGCGCAAGGACGCCTGTTGCGCGATCCGCAGGAGTTGCGGCCTCTGCCGTTGTCGGGGATTCCGGGATGGTGCGCGGGCAGCGCGAGCGAGGCGTTCCATCGGCAGGCGGCCTGTTACCAGCCGTTGCGCGTGGGAAGGGTGTATCCCGAGCCGCTGCGGGCTTAG
- a CDS encoding YidH family protein, translating to MIPRFNDHAANERTYLAWVRTAIAVMAFGFLVERFDLFITYASSNASRAAHRLHLHLRLTEWVGLMLIVFGALIILLASARFLRNRRDIAHERMEDYAGPVGEKLLAAILVLLGLFLVVYVGQELAALGSQPDV from the coding sequence GTGATCCCACGCTTCAACGACCACGCTGCCAACGAGCGCACCTACCTGGCTTGGGTGCGCACGGCGATCGCGGTGATGGCGTTCGGCTTCCTGGTCGAGCGCTTCGACCTGTTCATCACCTACGCCTCGTCGAACGCCTCGCGCGCGGCGCACAGGCTGCACCTGCACCTGCGTCTGACCGAATGGGTAGGGCTCATGCTCATCGTGTTCGGCGCGCTGATCATCCTGCTCGCCTCGGCACGCTTCCTGCGCAACCGGCGCGACATCGCCCACGAGCGCATGGAGGATTACGCCGGCCCGGTGGGCGAGAAGCTGCTGGCCGCGATCCTGGTGCTGCTGGGCCTGTTCCTGGTCGTCTACGTGGGCCAGGAACTGGCGGCGCTCGGTTCTCAGCCGGACGTGTAA
- the greB gene encoding transcription elongation factor GreB, translating to MSRWRPPAPSSTAIVTREGFEKLKAELDHLWLTLRPEVVKALAAAAAEGDRSENAEYTYRKKQLGEIDRRVRYLSKRIPLLKVAEGAPGDRETVFFGASVALENVDSGEAVRYRIVGPDETDAKRGWISVDSPLARALLKKKLDDEFEAELPAGRTRFAVVAVDYTSG from the coding sequence ATGAGCCGCTGGCGCCCTCCTGCGCCATCCTCGACCGCGATCGTTACGCGGGAGGGCTTCGAGAAGCTCAAGGCCGAGCTCGATCATCTGTGGCTCACGCTGCGGCCCGAGGTGGTCAAGGCACTGGCCGCGGCTGCGGCCGAGGGCGACCGCTCGGAGAACGCCGAGTACACCTACCGCAAGAAGCAGCTGGGTGAGATTGACCGGCGTGTGCGCTACTTGAGCAAGCGCATCCCCCTGCTCAAGGTCGCCGAAGGTGCGCCAGGCGACCGCGAGACGGTGTTTTTCGGTGCCAGCGTGGCATTGGAAAACGTCGACAGCGGCGAGGCCGTGCGCTATCGCATCGTCGGCCCCGACGAGACCGACGCGAAGCGTGGCTGGATCAGCGTCGATTCCCCGCTGGCCCGCGCGCTGCTCAAGAAGAAACTCGACGACGAGTTCGAGGCCGAGCTGCCGGCTGGCCGCACGCGCTTCGCCGTCGTTGCCGTGGATTACACGTCCGGCTGA
- a CDS encoding helicase HerA-like domain-containing protein, with translation MSEILIGRNDTAEVALESRYGNRHGMVAGATGTGKSVSLMVLAEGFSRLGVPCVLADVKGDLAGLAIAASEPNDKIKARLSKLRLADWQPQANPVIFWDLYGKQGHPLRTTASDMGPTLLGRVLELNDTQQGVLEIVFKLADDQGWLLLDLADLRALLTFAADNAKDISTQYGLIGKTSIAAIQRALLALEQAGGENLFGEPALELADLMRQDMGGHGVINVLAADQLILKPRLYTTFLLWLLSELFEQLPEVGDLEQPRLVFFFDEAHLLFDDCPPALRQRVEQVVRLIRSKGVGVYFCSQNPDDVPDEILGQLGNRIQHALRAFTPRDQKAVRAAAETFAPNPGLDVAEAIGQLGVGEALASTLREGGVPSPVERVMVTTPRCRIGAISEAERAAVRQRSPVGGKYETAVNRDSAAEMLARRTDTRAADATTVANPSQKPEDNAWSGAVHDALLGTKRRQGMIETMGKQVVRTMGSQLGRQILRGVLGGIFGGSRR, from the coding sequence ATGTCCGAGATCCTGATTGGTCGCAACGACACCGCCGAGGTCGCGCTCGAATCGCGCTACGGCAACCGCCACGGCATGGTCGCCGGCGCCACCGGCACCGGCAAATCCGTTTCGCTGATGGTGTTGGCCGAGGGGTTCTCGCGGCTGGGCGTGCCCTGCGTGCTGGCTGACGTCAAGGGCGACCTGGCCGGCCTGGCGATCGCGGCGAGCGAGCCCAACGACAAGATCAAGGCGCGCCTGTCCAAACTCCGTCTCGCCGACTGGCAGCCGCAGGCCAATCCGGTGATCTTCTGGGATCTTTACGGCAAGCAGGGCCACCCGCTGCGCACCACGGCCAGCGACATGGGTCCCACCCTGCTCGGCCGCGTGCTGGAACTCAACGACACACAGCAGGGTGTGCTTGAAATCGTGTTCAAGCTGGCCGACGACCAGGGCTGGCTGCTGCTGGACCTGGCCGACTTGCGCGCCCTGCTCACCTTCGCCGCGGACAACGCCAAGGACATCTCCACCCAGTACGGACTGATCGGCAAAACCAGCATCGCCGCCATCCAGCGCGCGCTGCTGGCGCTGGAGCAGGCCGGAGGTGAGAATTTATTCGGCGAGCCCGCGCTGGAACTGGCCGACCTGATGCGCCAGGACATGGGCGGCCACGGTGTGATCAATGTGCTCGCCGCCGACCAGCTGATCCTCAAGCCCCGGCTCTATACCACCTTCCTGCTGTGGCTGCTGTCGGAGCTGTTCGAGCAGTTGCCGGAAGTGGGCGACCTGGAGCAGCCCAGGCTGGTGTTCTTCTTCGACGAGGCGCATCTGTTGTTCGACGACTGCCCGCCGGCGCTGCGCCAGCGCGTGGAGCAAGTCGTGCGGCTGATCCGCTCCAAGGGCGTGGGCGTGTACTTCTGCTCGCAGAACCCGGACGACGTGCCGGACGAAATCCTCGGCCAGCTCGGCAACCGCATCCAGCACGCGTTGCGCGCCTTCACTCCTCGCGACCAGAAGGCCGTGCGCGCGGCCGCCGAAACCTTCGCACCCAACCCCGGGCTTGATGTGGCCGAGGCGATCGGCCAACTCGGCGTGGGCGAGGCGCTCGCCTCTACCCTGCGCGAGGGCGGCGTGCCCAGCCCGGTCGAGCGGGTGATGGTGACCACGCCGCGTTGCCGCATCGGCGCGATCAGCGAGGCCGAACGTGCCGCGGTGCGCCAGCGCTCGCCGGTGGGCGGCAAGTACGAAACCGCCGTCAATCGCGACTCCGCGGCGGAAATGCTCGCCCGACGCACCGACACCCGGGCCGCCGACGCCACCACCGTCGCCAACCCCTCGCAGAAGCCGGAGGACAACGCCTGGAGCGGCGCGGTGCACGACGCGCTGCTTGGCACCAAGCGTCGCCAGGGCATGATCGAAACGATGGGCAAGCAGGTCGTGCGCACGATGGGCAGCCAGCTTGGCCGGCAGATCCTTCGCGGCGTCCTGGGCGGCATCTTCGGCGGGAGCCGCCGATGA
- a CDS encoding transglycosylase SLT domain-containing protein, which yields MPLSILAHRFRLAPLAAGLILLTACASGGGSRASGGVNALYTQLDQASKGYETALQQAREGDDQASEQSLRDSLDSLKQAAARCGATPGCDSQRFYSVFDRLLRLKDGSFFAGDDLETVGEEAPEEAVAGKPGGVAALPQAQRAVTLLRGHKLSELIAMNGPVKAALEMWLTQWRSNLVDTWINYQYMRYEMWPQYDKADLPEALLFGIMAKESGGKVHAVSRSGAAGPLQFMYATGLRFGLNNQSGFDTRFDPSEAARANAAYMDEQLKAFNDNLELSLAAYNGGEGRMRRMVGDNTAASFYDPTIYNQLSEETREYVPAVLAAAWLFLHPDSYNLNFPKIDGAPGRITLKRPASLSELTICMGSAQGMDDGWFRTLRNLNPRLNPQDEQPAGSQLQVPKQLESVYASRCVDGPWPILAGDLHSAVVPVVPEVVKPEPKRTVHPHSRYVVRRGDTLLGIVHKLGCSDVRELSDINDLKHHSIRAGQVLRLPSCRR from the coding sequence ATGCCGCTGTCTATTCTTGCCCATCGTTTCCGCTTGGCGCCGCTGGCTGCCGGGCTCATCCTGCTTACCGCCTGCGCCAGCGGAGGCGGCAGTCGCGCCTCCGGCGGGGTCAACGCGCTGTATACGCAGCTCGATCAGGCCAGCAAGGGCTACGAGACCGCGCTGCAGCAGGCACGCGAGGGCGACGATCAGGCGTCCGAGCAGAGCCTCAGGGACTCGCTGGACAGCCTCAAGCAGGCTGCCGCTCGCTGTGGCGCCACGCCCGGTTGCGACTCGCAGCGGTTCTATTCGGTGTTCGATCGCCTGCTGCGGCTGAAGGACGGCAGCTTCTTCGCCGGTGACGACTTGGAAACCGTCGGCGAGGAAGCGCCCGAGGAAGCCGTGGCCGGCAAGCCCGGCGGCGTCGCCGCGCTGCCGCAGGCCCAGCGCGCGGTGACCCTGTTGCGTGGGCACAAGCTCTCCGAACTGATCGCCATGAACGGCCCGGTCAAGGCCGCGCTGGAGATGTGGCTGACCCAGTGGCGCTCGAACCTGGTCGATACCTGGATCAACTACCAGTACATGCGCTACGAAATGTGGCCGCAGTACGACAAGGCCGACCTGCCCGAGGCGCTGCTGTTCGGCATCATGGCCAAGGAGTCCGGCGGCAAGGTGCACGCCGTCTCACGCTCCGGCGCTGCCGGCCCGCTGCAGTTCATGTATGCCACCGGCCTGCGCTTTGGCCTGAACAACCAGAGCGGCTTCGACACGCGTTTCGATCCGTCCGAGGCAGCGCGCGCGAACGCCGCATACATGGACGAGCAACTGAAGGCGTTCAACGACAACCTCGAGCTTTCGCTGGCCGCCTACAACGGAGGCGAGGGACGCATGCGCCGAATGGTCGGCGACAACACGGCCGCGAGCTTCTACGACCCGACGATCTACAACCAGCTGTCGGAGGAAACCCGCGAGTACGTGCCGGCGGTGCTGGCCGCGGCGTGGTTGTTCCTGCATCCGGACAGCTACAACCTGAACTTCCCGAAGATCGACGGTGCGCCGGGCCGCATCACGCTCAAGCGCCCCGCCTCGCTGTCCGAGCTGACCATCTGCATGGGCTCGGCGCAGGGCATGGACGATGGCTGGTTCCGCACGCTGCGCAACTTGAACCCGCGACTCAATCCGCAGGACGAGCAGCCGGCCGGCAGCCAGCTGCAGGTACCGAAGCAACTGGAGTCGGTCTACGCATCGCGCTGCGTCGATGGGCCGTGGCCGATCCTGGCGGGCGACCTGCATTCGGCGGTGGTGCCGGTGGTGCCGGAGGTGGTCAAGCCGGAACCGAAGCGTACCGTGCATCCGCATTCGCGCTACGTCGTGCGCCGCGGCGACACGCTGCTGGGCATCGTGCACAAGCTGGGATGTTCGGACGTGCGCGAGCTGTCGGACATCAACGACCTCAAGCACCACAGCATCCGCGCGGGGCAGGTGCTGCGATTGCCATCCTGCCGGCGCTGA
- the asd gene encoding archaetidylserine decarboxylase (Phosphatidylserine decarboxylase is synthesized as a single chain precursor. Generation of the pyruvoyl active site from a Ser is coupled to cleavage of a Gly-Ser bond between the larger (beta) and smaller (alpha chains). It is an integral membrane protein.): MTFAVLVQYLLPHRALSRVVYWATRWTWRPWKNFLIGQIVERYKVDMAEAAQPDPFAYQHFNAFFTRKLKPNARHEDGDPTALISPADGRISQAGRIVDGRIFQAKGQDYTAAELLGDEEAAAPYRDGDFVTIYLSPRDYHRVHMPLGGTLRETVHIPGRIFSVAPFAVEAIPRLFARNERLVCHFDSPNGPFVAVMVGAVLVSSVATVWDGLVIPPYASDIRRKSFAGQGITLARFAEMARFNMGSTVILLLPPGMIELDALQSQQTVKLGQHLGRRPLPND, translated from the coding sequence ATGACTTTCGCCGTCCTCGTGCAATACCTCCTTCCACACCGCGCGCTGTCGCGGGTGGTCTACTGGGCCACGCGCTGGACCTGGCGGCCATGGAAGAACTTCCTGATCGGCCAGATCGTGGAGCGCTATAAGGTGGACATGGCCGAGGCCGCACAGCCGGACCCGTTCGCCTACCAGCACTTCAATGCCTTCTTCACCCGCAAGCTGAAGCCCAACGCGCGGCACGAGGACGGCGATCCGACCGCGCTGATCTCGCCGGCGGACGGACGCATCAGCCAGGCCGGGCGCATCGTGGACGGGCGCATCTTCCAGGCCAAGGGGCAGGACTACACCGCCGCCGAGCTGCTCGGCGACGAGGAAGCGGCAGCGCCCTACCGTGACGGCGATTTCGTCACCATCTACCTGTCCCCGCGCGACTACCACCGCGTGCACATGCCGCTCGGCGGCACGTTGCGCGAGACCGTGCACATTCCCGGTCGCATCTTCAGCGTGGCGCCGTTCGCGGTGGAGGCAATCCCGCGACTGTTCGCCCGCAACGAGCGCCTGGTATGCCATTTCGACAGCCCGAACGGCCCGTTCGTGGCGGTGATGGTCGGCGCCGTGCTGGTGTCCTCCGTGGCCACCGTGTGGGACGGACTGGTGATCCCGCCGTACGCTTCGGACATCCGCCGCAAGTCATTCGCCGGCCAGGGCATCACGCTGGCGCGCTTCGCCGAGATGGCACGCTTCAACATGGGCTCGACGGTGATCCTGCTGTTGCCGCCCGGGATGATCGAACTGGACGCGCTCCAATCCCAGCAGACGGTCAAGCTGGGCCAGCACCTGGGCCGACGGCCGCTGCCGAACGACTGA
- the prmB gene encoding 50S ribosomal protein L3 N(5)-glutamine methyltransferase, producing MTAELASIIDFIRYGASRFSAAGLTFGHSHDNPIDEATHLVLASLHLPPDIPPAYGAGKLTAAERQRVLELIERRVNERLPVAYLVGETWFAGLKFKSDRRALVPRSPIAELIESGFAPWLDGRHVERALDLCTGSGCIGIAMAEYNPEWQVDIVDISDEALSLARENIVFQHVEGRVEAIKSDLFDGVKGRRYELIVSNPPYVTEDEYAALPGEYSHEPKLGLTSGEDGLDICLRMLDQAADYLSDDGLLIVEVGESEHALAALLPEVPFVWIEFKVGPMGVFALERRDLVEHAAAIRAAADARR from the coding sequence GTGACAGCCGAACTTGCCAGCATCATCGACTTCATCCGCTACGGCGCCAGCCGCTTCTCCGCCGCCGGGCTGACCTTCGGTCACAGCCACGACAACCCGATCGACGAGGCGACCCACCTGGTGCTGGCCAGCCTGCACCTGCCGCCGGACATCCCGCCAGCCTACGGCGCGGGCAAGCTCACGGCCGCGGAGCGCCAGCGCGTGCTGGAGTTGATAGAGCGGCGCGTCAACGAGCGGCTGCCGGTGGCCTACCTGGTCGGCGAGACCTGGTTCGCCGGGCTCAAGTTCAAGAGCGACCGCCGCGCGCTGGTGCCGCGCTCGCCCATCGCCGAGCTGATCGAGTCGGGCTTCGCGCCGTGGCTGGACGGCCGCCACGTCGAGCGGGCGCTGGACCTGTGCACGGGGTCGGGCTGCATCGGCATCGCCATGGCCGAGTACAACCCCGAGTGGCAGGTCGACATCGTCGACATCAGCGACGAGGCGCTGTCTCTGGCGCGCGAGAACATCGTCTTCCAGCACGTCGAAGGGCGCGTGGAAGCGATCAAGTCGGACCTGTTCGATGGCGTGAAAGGCCGCCGCTACGAACTGATCGTGTCCAACCCGCCCTACGTGACCGAGGACGAGTACGCGGCGCTGCCCGGCGAATACAGCCATGAACCCAAGCTCGGCTTGACCTCGGGCGAGGATGGCCTGGACATCTGCCTGCGGATGCTCGATCAGGCGGCCGACTACCTGAGCGACGACGGCCTGCTGATCGTGGAGGTGGGCGAGAGCGAGCACGCGCTGGCCGCGCTGTTGCCTGAGGTGCCATTCGTGTGGATCGAGTTCAAGGTCGGGCCGATGGGCGTGTTCGCGCTCGAGCGCCGCGATCTGGTCGAGCACGCCGCCGCGATTCGCGCCGCAGCCGACGCGCGCCGCTGA
- a CDS encoding GNAT family N-acetyltransferase has product MELTTDRLLLDRLHPGDAEALFACRADPVVARFQGWRPASVAEACAFIDTQAEPAPGLWFQRAIRLRESGALIGDLGVCLPATPGDSVEFGISLAPAHQGRGYAREALQGLFHQGFDVLGWRRIHASVDPRNTACMSLLQTLGMRQEAHFRESLWLHGEWVDDVVFAILSREWQAA; this is encoded by the coding sequence ATGGAACTGACCACCGACCGCCTGCTGCTCGATCGCCTGCACCCGGGCGATGCCGAAGCCCTTTTCGCCTGCCGGGCCGATCCCGTGGTGGCGCGCTTCCAGGGGTGGCGTCCGGCGAGTGTCGCGGAGGCGTGCGCGTTCATCGACACGCAGGCAGAGCCGGCGCCTGGCCTCTGGTTCCAGCGTGCGATCCGCTTGCGGGAGAGCGGAGCGCTGATCGGCGACCTTGGCGTGTGCCTGCCGGCCACGCCGGGCGATTCGGTGGAGTTCGGCATCAGTCTGGCGCCCGCGCACCAGGGCAGGGGCTACGCGCGCGAGGCGCTGCAAGGTCTGTTCCACCAAGGTTTCGACGTACTCGGTTGGCGCCGCATCCACGCTTCGGTCGATCCGCGCAACACCGCGTGCATGAGCCTGCTGCAGACGCTGGGCATGCGCCAGGAGGCGCATTTCCGCGAGAGCCTGTGGCTGCACGGCGAGTGGGTGGACGACGTCGTGTTCGCCATCCTCTCGCGCGAGTGGCAGGCGGCCTGA